In Gossypium arboreum isolate Shixiya-1 chromosome 5, ASM2569848v2, whole genome shotgun sequence, a single genomic region encodes these proteins:
- the LOC108450726 gene encoding MFP1 attachment factor 1-like, translated as MAGPDSTAATKSHQVGDTSAKLNNLTLRIWPPTQRTRDAVINRLIETLSSSQSLLSKRYGTIPKEEASAAAMLIEQEAFSLAGASFSGEDDSGMEILQVYSKEMSKRMLDTVKARAASTTSTADPSDSAQVDSNNAVSAGGEEFISSSTKADA; from the coding sequence ATGGCGGGTCCTGATTCCACCGCTGCGACGAAGAGCCATCAAGTAGGCGACACCTCCGCCAAGCTCAACAATCTCACCCTTCGAATTTGGCCCCCCACCCAACGGACCCGGGATGCCGTCATCAACCGTCTCATCGAGACGCTGTCCTCCTCACAATCCCTCCTATCCAAACGCTACGGAACTATCCCCAAAGAGGAAGCGTCCGCCGCTGCCATGTTGATCGAACAGGAGGCTTTCTCGCTCGCCGGGGCATCGTTCTCCGGCGAAGACGACAGCGGCATGGAGATCCTCCAGGTGTATTCCAAGGAGATGAGCAAACGTATGCTGGACACTGTCAAAGCTCGAGCTGCTTCCACTACGTCGACCGCCGATCCATCAGATTCGGCTCAAGTAGACTCGAATAACGCAGTAAGTGCGGGCGGTGAAGAGTTCATATCTTCGTCCACTAAGGCCGATGCTTGA
- the LOC108452226 gene encoding peamaclein-like has protein sequence MKLVFVTFLLVSLILSSSLFEVSMAGFCNSKCKIRCSKAGIRARCLKYCGICCAKCKCVPSGTYGNKHECPCYRDLKNSKGKPKCP, from the exons atgaagctTGTCTTTGTGACATTCCTGCTTGTTTCTCTTATTCTAAGCTCCTCTCTCTTCGAGGTGTCAATGGCAG GTTTCTGCAATTCCAAGTGTAAGATAAGGTGCTCAAAGGCAGGGATTAGAGCTAGATGCTTGAAGTACTGTGGAATTTGCTGTGCGAAATGCAAATGTGTTCCATCAGGGACATATGGGAACAAGCATGAATGCCCTTGTTACAGGGACCTGAAGAACTCCAAGGGCAAGCCCAAGTGCCCTTAG